Proteins encoded together in one Chloroflexota bacterium window:
- a CDS encoding cyclase family protein yields MTTQLIDVSHTVEHGLITYKGLPAPIICDYLSREQSRSHYAEGTEFYIGKIEMVANTGTYVDSPFHRYAHGKDLSELNLASLVNLDTVVIRASGRAIPQAAFKGLDVRGKAVLVHTGWDAHWRTDQYFDGHPFLTADAANFLADSGAALVGIDSLNIDDTTDGRRPVHSTLLGADIPIVEHLCGLGQLPDSGCRFFAAPVKVKAFGTFPVRAFAIVD; encoded by the coding sequence ATGACCACTCAACTCATTGATGTCAGCCACACCGTCGAGCATGGCCTGATCACTTACAAGGGTCTGCCCGCGCCCATCATTTGCGACTACCTCAGCCGCGAACAGTCGCGGAGCCACTACGCCGAAGGCACGGAGTTTTACATTGGCAAGATCGAAATGGTGGCCAATACCGGCACTTACGTGGACAGCCCTTTTCACCGTTACGCTCACGGCAAAGACCTCTCCGAACTCAACCTGGCCTCGCTCGTCAATTTAGACACGGTGGTGATTCGGGCATCTGGACGCGCCATCCCCCAGGCCGCTTTCAAGGGTTTGGATGTTCGCGGCAAAGCGGTGCTGGTTCACACCGGCTGGGACGCACACTGGCGGACGGATCAATACTTCGACGGTCACCCCTTCCTCACCGCCGATGCCGCCAACTTCCTGGCCGACTCGGGCGCGGCCCTGGTCGGCATTGATTCGCTCAACATTGACGACACCACCGATGGCCGCCGCCCCGTCCACAGCACCTTGCTCGGGGCCGACATTCCCATCGTCGAGCATCTCTGTGGCCTTGGCCAGCTTCCCGATTCCGGTTGCCGTTTTTTCGCCGCGCCGGTCAAGGTCAAAGCCTTCGGCACGTTTCCGGTGCGCGCCTTCGCCATAGTTGACTGA